From Gracilimonas sp.:
AAGTCTGGAGGTAAAGGTGACAAAACTTTCCAAAGATTCCACACTTTCTCGCCTGATCAAGCTGGTTAACGAAGCCGAAGCTCAGAAGTCGCCGACCCAACAGTTCACCGACAAATTTGAAAAGTATTTTGTACCGTCCGTGTTAGTATTAGTGGTGATATTGAATTTTGCTTTTCTGGTTATAGATGAATCTTTTTCAGCAAGTTTTTATCGGGCCATGGCGGTTCTTGTGGCAGCAAGTCCCTGTGCACTGGCTATTTCTACGCCCAGCGCAGTGCTTAGCGGTGTAGGACGAGCCGCAAGAGGTGGAGTTCTGATAAAAGGCGGTCGCCCCCTTGAAAACCTTGGAATATTAAAGGCGTTAGCTTTTGATAAAACCGGAACCCTCACAGAAGGCGAGCCCAGACTTACTGATGTGATCACCTTTGGTGATACGGAGGAAAACGAGTTGTTAAAAGTAGCTGTAGCTGTAGAAAGTTTAAGTGATCACCCCCTCGCTGATGCCGTGGTGCGTGATGGAAAAGAGAAGTTAGGGGAAACTGATTTTCCCGAAGCCGAAGATCTTGAATCCATTACAGGGCGGGGAGTAAAAGCAACGATTAAAGATATAACAGTGTATATCGGGAATGCGGAGCTATTTGAAGAGGCCGATGGCATTAAACTCTCTGAAGACCTTAAACGAAGTGTAGAAGAATTGGAAGGAGAAGGGAAAACGACTATGATTGTTCGTCATGGTGATCGATATCTTGGTATGCTTGGGCTGATGGATACCCCACGAGAGGATGCCAAGGAGGTTATTCAAAAACTGCGGGACATGGGCTTGACACACCTGATCATGCTTACGGGCGACAATCAGCGGGTGGCCGATGCTGTTGCTAAAGAGATCGGTATCGACGACCCAAAAGGTAATTTACTGCCTGAAGACAAGGTGGAAGCTGTCAAAAAGCTTCGTGAAGAGGAAGGCGACGTAGCGATGGTAGGCGATGGCGTCAACGATGCTCCGGCCATGGCCAACAGCACAGTGGGCATTGCTATGGGAGCAGCCGGATCAGATGTGGCCCTTGAAACAGCCGATGTAGCTTTAATGGCCGACAAGATTTCCGTTCTTCCGTTTGCTATCGGACTGAGCCGCAAAACCAAATCGATCATCAAGCAGAACCTGTGGATCAGCCTGGGTATGGTGGCTCTGCTTGTGCCAGCTACGATTTTTGGCCTGAGCATGGGTTGGGCAGTCATCGGCCACGAAGGGTCAACAGTAATTGTTGTTTTCAATGCATTGCGGCTGCTGGCGTATAAATCCTAAGAAAGTTTATTTTAATTATACGCCACTCCAAACCCGTGACATTTATGAAATGGACATTCGAAAATCATGAAATGGATTTAAAAAATTTAAATCCACAGGTAAGAAAGAAAGCCCTGGAAATTGCCAACCGTTTGATGGAGGAGGGCGATTATACCAAAGGAGAGGCTATCAAACAGGCGATAAAAGAAGCCCGGGAATGGTTTTTGGATATACAAGGATAAATATAAAATTCCATTTCTATCTTTATGTTTAAACCGCCTGAGCTCAAGAAATAACAGACTACGAGTAATTAACTGATATAGGTGCAAAATGAACGCATGGCTATGGGCTGGAGTATTGATTATAGCAGCCTGGGCTGCTCACTGGGGTGCTGATAAACTGCTGCTGCCTCTAAAGTTGTTACGTAAACAGTGGGGACTAACCGCTTCTGCCGGAGCTGCTTTTTTAGCCATCGTTACCGCAAGTCCCGAAGTGGCCATAAACATTACCAGTGCAGCGCGGGGTGTTTCGGATATTGGCCTGGGTAATTTGCTGGGATCCAACATTATTTCTATTCCTTTAATCACTACGATTGCTTATCTGGCATCCCGCAGGCAGTTTAAAAACAACCAACAGCATCAGAAACATTTGGAAGAGAATACGTTGGCGCTGAACAAACGCTCGGTGATTGTGCTCTCGTTGCCATACTTGGGTATTATTGCGCTGGTGGCCGTGCTGACCCTACCTGAAGGCTGGCGCGGACTCCAACCGGTAGACGGCTGGATTATGTTAGGAGCATACGCCGCCTTTTTGGCTCATGCAATCATAAGGGGCCGTAAAGAAGGAAAAAAGGTAAGTTGGGATAAAAAGGACATTGTACTTTCTGTGGCCGGGGCAGCAACCATTACCGTCGGCGCTTTTTTTATCGTTAAGGCAACGGAAAACATTGTTTCAGCACTGGGTATTTCTCAGATCATCGGAGGATTATTTATTACGGGAACGATGGTTACGCTTCCCGAAATTTTTAAGACCTGGAGCGTTGTAAAAGGCGGGGAAGTAACCGCAGGCACTACCAGCGTGATTGCCGATAATGCTATTACCATGAGCGTGGCCTTTTTCCCGCTGGCTCTTGTAAATACCCCGGTGGAGGACTTTCAGCTATACTGGGTAAATCTGGCATTTGTCGGTCTTATGCCCCTGCTTTATTCGGTCTTCGTCCATCAAAGCAAATCGCAGCACGGTTTTAGCAGTTGGCAGATTCTTGTGTTTGACACTGCTTATATCTTGTACATTTTAACCATGCTGTTTGTAGTACTGGATCTTTTTTAATCAGATTGGGCCGTTTTGAGATTCGCCGGTTCCGGTAACAGGCGCCGATTAAACAATAATAGCAGAATGATAGAAGTGCTTATAAACACGTCTGCCATATTGAAAATATATGGGAATACCGGATCACCGTTAAAAGAATAGGTAAAGTACAGAAAGTCATTTACGCGGCCCTGCAGGATATGTCCGTAGCCTTCTATTTTTGCCATAATCAGCCGGTCGATGATATTCCCCAGTGCTCCGCCCAGTATAAGTCCCATACAGAAAAGGTATCCTTTGGTTGCCTGGCTCAAATTCCTTGCTATGTAAATAAAAATACCGGCGACCGCCACAATGGAAATCAGGCTGATAGCCCAGGTGGGAAACCAGTCTATACCCAGGGCCATGCCGGGGTTTTGGGTATAGGCAAAGACCAGCCATCCGGGAATGACTTCCAGGTTCTGCAGGGACGGGGACGTACGAACCAGCTGTTTGGTGAGCTGATCGATGAGCGCTGCCAGCAGGGCCGGCGCAAGCAAGAACCACAATTTCTTTCTGTTCATAAGGGCTGATATTACAAATACATTGGAGTTAGAAGAATTTCCGGTACAACGATTGTATCGTTATGTTGTTTTAAATAATATATAACTATATATTTATATAAATATAACTAATCAACCTTTTTTATGCCTGCCATAACAGCTGAACTCGGTACCGAATTAAAATCGAAACTTTTCCGCGGCTTCTCCGACGGCTCTCGCCTTTCCATACTTGAGATTTTGCTGGAAGGAAATACCACCGTGGGTGAAATCGTGGAACGGACCGGGCTGAGCCAGCCGAACGTGTCCAGCCATCTGCGCTGCCTCAGCGAGTGCGGACTGGCCCTAAGCCGCAGGGACGGCCGCCATATCTATTACCGGGCCAGCGATTCCCGCGTGCACAAAATCATACAGCTTGCTGAAGAACTGCTGGCCGACAGCGCCAAAGGCGTATACGAATGCACCCGGTACGAATAGCAGAGCCGCCCTATGTTACCTATTAAAACTTGCACAAAGATCCCATGAAGAAAGAAAACAAACTGACTCCCCGAACAACTTCCCAACAGAAAGAAAAAGCCCGATTCCGTGTTTCCAATATTGACTGTGAGCACGATGCAGCACAGCTGCGGCGCCAGCTGGAAGAAACCGAGGGCCTGGCGGGGCTGGATATCCTTCCCAAGTCTGCCCGGGTCACTATTGATTACGATCCCGATCTTCTCAGCCCGAAAGAGCTCGAAAAACTGTTGGATGAGGCCGGGTTTCCGGTACAGGAAGACGGCATGCCTGAGCAGCCCAAACCGTGGAAAAACCCCAAGGTAGTCACCTCGGTTTTGTCCGGACTGCTGCTTCTGGCGGGCTGGCTGCTGGGCTTTGCGGGTATCCCGGAGGCGGTGTCAACCGGCATCTACTGGGTAGCCATACTCACCGGCGGATACTATTTCGGAAGGGAGGCCCTGGAGGATCTCTGGTTTGAGAAATCCATCGGCATTGAGCTGCTGATGAGCATCGCGGCGGTGGTTGCCGCGGTGATGGGCCAGCCCGCAGAGGGTGCCATGCTGGTGTTTCTATATTCCATCTCGGAGGCCGCCGAGGGCTATACCGAGGAGAAAACGCGTTCTGCGGTCAAAGCGCTTATGGACCTTGCCCCGAAAACCGCCCTCATTTTGCGCGACGGCCACGAAGAAGAAATACCTGTGGAAGAAGTCCGGGTTGGAGACCTTTTTCTGGTCAAGCCGGGACAGTCGGTGCCCACCGACGGGGTCATCCGGGAAGGAGCCTCCAGCCTGAACGAAGCCCCGGTAACCGGAGAAAGTACGCCGGTGGATAAATCCGAAGAAAGCCAGGTGTTTGCCGGTACCATCAACGGCGAGGGATTGTTAAAAGTAGAAGCTACCAAGACCACCGCCGACAACACCCTTGCACGGATTATTCAAATGGTGGAAGAGGCCCAGGAGCGGAAGGGCAAAAGTCAGCGGTTTATTGAACGCTTCGGCAGCCGGTACAGTCCGGCGGTGCTTGCCGCAGGAGTGCTGATCGCCATTATACCTCCGCTTTTGTTTAATGCAGGCTGGGAGACCTGGATCACACGGGCCACCGTTTTTATCGTGGCCGCCGCTCCCTGTGCGCTGGTTATTTCCATCCCCATTACGCTGGTGGCCACGCTTGGAACGGCCGCCCGGAACGGAGTGCTTATAAAAGGTGGAATGTATGCCGAAGAGCTAAGCAAGGTTAAAGTCGTGGCCCTCGACAAAACCGGAACGCTCACCTCGGGGCAGCCTAAAGTAACCGATGTGGTGGCATTTAATGGGGCTGATAAAGACCGAATTCTGAAGTTGGCTGCCGGGATCGAAAGTGGCAGCGAGCACCCATTAGCTCAGGCCGTTGTTGCCTACGGGAAAGAAAATGAGATTACCCCCGCCCCGATAACCGGCTTCCAATCATTAACCGGAGCGGGAGCGAAAGCAACCATTGACGGACTAACCTGGTATATCGGCAGTCCCGGCCTGTTCGAACACCAATTGGGGGTATCCCTGGATGAATACAAAGCGAGAATAAGCCGCCTGCAGGAAGATGGAAAAACCGTCGTACTGGTCGGCCGTGAACAGTCGGTACTGGGATTAATCGCCATCCGGGATACCATTCGCCCCAAGGCCAAAACCGTAATTCACGAATTGCATGAAGCAGGCATCGAAAAAGTGGTCATGCTTACCGGCGATAATGAACGTACGGCCCGGGCCATTGCCGGAGAACTGGGCATCGAAGAGGTGTTTGCCGGGCTCAAGCCGGAAGACAAATCGAATATTATACGAGAACTCTCTGAGCGCTATGAACATATCATCATGGTGGGTGATGGCGTAAATGACGCCCCGGCGCTGGCCGAGGCCACCGTAGGTGTAGCCATGGGCGCCGCCGGAACCGATGTGGCGCTGGAAACGGCTGATGTGGTGCTGATGGCCGACGACCTGGAAAAACTGGTCTATGCGTTGAAGCTTGCAAAACGGAATCAAAAAGTGATCAACCAAAACCTGGCCCTTTCTGTTGTCGTTATAGCCGGATTAATTATCGGTGCTGTTACCGGGTACTTTACGCTCCCAATAGCAGTAATAGGGCATGAGGTCAGCGAGTTTATGGTGATCGGAAACGGGCTGCGCATGCTGCGTTCCTGAAAAAAGCTAAACAAGGCTTTATAAAGCTATAGGAACTTTTATTATGGTTCAGGTATTCTTAACTTTGTGATTGTTTAAGCCAACCTCATAATGAACTTCTTCCGGTTGACGAAAGATTTTAAAAAATATCGTATCACGGCAACCGCACTGCTTATGGTGCTGGGCATCCATGTGGTTATGCCTGTGGCTGTTCTGGCAGCAGGCTACTGCAACGCTGAATCAAATGCACCGGCTGACACCGAAATTTTGATTGAAGACTGTTGCGATCTAAAACGCAACAGTGCAGCAGACCGAGATCAGGATATTGTGGGTAACTGCACCTTCGAGCGGTTCTGTAATTCTCTGCCGGCCCATTCATTTGGAGAACACAAAAGCTTGCTGCCGTCAAAAAAACAAAGTAATCCTTTACCGGCGATATCCGGCTTTGTTCATACACTTTATTCTGTCGATAAGAACCGGGAAACGTTCAGCCACACTTCTTTAGATACTTTATTACTCTATCCCGGCCCGCCCGTCTTTTTGCTGAATAGCACCTTTCTGAAATAGCCGGCGTTTTGAACAAATCATGAGCCTTTTCCAGGGCTTGTAAGTGATTTTAAATAATCAGTAATCACAATATTCTACACAATACCGCTTTCACTAAATTATTTTTCATTCCTAATTTAAATACACATGCTTGGCACCATCGGTAAAATTCTTATTAACGTTGCTTTTTTATCGGCAATTCTATCCCTGATCGGCTATTTCCTGTATTCAAAAGAGGAAAATAAACGATTTCTTACCCTGTCAAACTGGTTGTTTGGCCTCAAAGGGCTATTGATTCTTGCCGCTTCAGGGATTCTTATCTACCTGATTCTTGGCCACCAGTTTAACTATTACTACGTTTATAATTATACCAGCAGTGATCTTCAGCTCAAATACCTGATCTCTGCTTATTGGGGCGGACAAGAAGGGAGCTTCATGCTATGGATTCTCTTCTCTGCACTTACGGGATTTGGCCTGATGAAATGGGTGCGCGAGCCCTACCGCGGGCCGGTACTGTTCTTTCTAACGCTCAATCAACTGTTTTTACTGTCGATGATTCTTGGCCTTGATTTCGGCTCGTTCAAAATTGGAGCGTCTCCTTTTCGAACCCTGGCTGAGGCCATGCCCAATGCCCCGTTTATCCAATCTAACCCTGATTTTGTGCCAGCCAATGGTAAGGGGCTGAATGATTTACTGAAAAGTCCGTGGATGATTATCCACCCGCCAGCACTGTTTCTGGGTTTCTCTCTGATGGCCGTACCTTACTGCTTTGCCATGGCGGCCCTGTGGAAACGCAAATATCACGAGTGGGTTAATGCGGCTCTTCCGTGGACGCTTGCGGCCAACCTGTCACTGTTCGCCGCCATCTTTCTGGGCGGTTACTGGGCGTACGTTACGCTCTCGTTTGGCGGTTACTGGGCATGGGACCCGGTTGAAAATGCCTCTTTTATTCCCTGGTTGATCGGTACGGCCGGCATACATACCATGCTTATACAACGAAAAAGCTCCACTTCGCAGAAAGCCTCTATCATTCTAGCCATGCTGGCATACGTGGCGGTAGTCTATGAAACTTTTCTGACTCGATCAGGGATATTGGCCGATTCTTCCGTCCACAGTTTTGTGGATCTGGGATTGTACAATCAGTTGTTGCTATTTATGGTAGTCATTGTGGGTGTGGGCATCGGTATGCTGATTTATCGATATAAAGACCTGCCCTCCCAGCAAAATGAGTCCAGATTCCTCAGCAGGGAATTTATGACTTTTGCCGGGGCCATGGTACTATTCCTGATCGGGATGGTGATGGCTCTCGGTACCAGTTCTCCCATTATAGGGTGGCTGTTTGTGGAAAATCCTACGCCGCCGGAAATCAGTTTCTATAACGAGTGGACCACTCCGCTGGCTATTATTGCAGCCATATTGACTGTCATCGGTCAATACCTGTTCTGGGAACGCCACAGTGCAGAATCATTGGCTGAGGAACTTCTATGGCCCTTAGTCGGTGCCTCTATTGGCACCATTGCCACTATTGTGATTGGTAATGTCCGTGATTTATACTACATGATTTATCTGCTATCGGCCTGGTTTGCCCTGTTTGGTAACGGTTTTGTCATGTTCCGGCTAGCCCGCAGGAAGCCCCGCCTGATCGGTGGATCTCTGAGCCATATCGGTTTTGGGATCCTGCTGTTGGGATTCCTGGGCTCTTCAGCCTATCAGAGCAATCTGCTTGATATGCAAACGCGAAACTACAACGTCGCTGTCAAAGAGGGCGAAATCAGAGACAAGGAGGGTTTTACGGTTTCAGAGCCGATCACCCTTTTGGAGCTTAAACTCAATGAGCCGAAAGTAGTGAACGATAAATACCTGGTTACCTACCAGGGCTATACCCTTCGAAACCAGGATCGGCCCGGCCAGCAGGAATATAAGATCAAGTTCGAAAACATCAATCAAAATGGAAGCGGAAACGCCTTCTATCTATATCCGCAAGTGTATCCTATGTCATCGGCCGACAAAATTCAGTGGTCGGTAGATGTGGACGTAAAAGCCGGACTACTTAGCGATGTGTATTTATATGTGGCCGGCAGTTCATTTGTGGAAGGTAAAAATGAAGAGTACAAAAAGATGAAGAACCTTCGTAGCGGGAATAATATTCAGCCCGTCTCCCAAGAGGGCCTAGAAGCTGAGCAGGACACTGTACCTACCCAGAAAATTTCCCTTGCACGGGGAGACTCAGTTCGGATGGGGAATTATACCTTTATCTTTCAGGATTACAGCCCCGTAGATCAATCTCAACTTCCCGACAGCACCTCCATCGCTGTACGTGCTTTGGTGGATATCATGTATGATGCCAGCCAAACCCCGTACCGCACACAACCCTTATTCGTGCTTTATGCTAAGGATGGTAAAAACTGGGTGTATTCCCCGCCTGTTAAACTTGCTGAACATAATATTGAAGTTCAGTTTACCAGCATAGAGCCGGAAACGGGAAAAATTGAACTGACCATTGAGGGTATTAGCGAAAAACCGAAAGAAGAGTGGGTATTGTTGATGGCCGAAGAAAAACCGTTTGTATCGCTGGTATGGCTGGGCACCTTTGTGCTGATGGCCGGATTCAGCGTATCCATCCTCCGGCACTGGGATCGTGAACGGAAAAGACACCGATAGCAAGATGAAGAAGAGCGAGGGCTGAATTGATTACTCCTCCCTTGCACGAAACCCATCGCGGCAGGCACGGGTGACGCCAGCCTGCCGTTTATAACTATATACAGGTGACCCGATATATCGGGTCGTCTCAACTAAACCAATAAAACTATGATGGACTGGTCAACTTTTTGCGGAGGCGGTATGCTGATGATGATTGCGTGGTTAACACTGATTGTTCTGGGCATTGTAGCCCTGGTCAAATGGATATCGGGAACAAAAGGCGAGGACTCAAAACCTGATTCAGCGCTTGAAATATTGCGCAAACGATATGCCAGCGGAGAAATAACCAAGGAAGAATTTGAAGAACGCAAACAGAATCTTAACCAATAACAAAACGAGGAAAAGTTATGGACATGGATAACAATGATGATGGGCGGTGGCAGTCAGAACGGGAAGGACTGAGTAGAAAATAAAATTTCTGTTTTAAATAGTTATTTAATCCATAACAAAAGAGGAATATCATGAAACACATAAAACAGTTCTTGCCATTCACTCTTGTTCTTCTCCTGGTGGCAGGTATATCGGCCTGTTCCCAGGAAAAGCAACCCAACGCAGAAACAAAGCATTCATCGGCTGCCAAAACAGTCAGCGTAACCATGTACAAAAACCCAAACTGTCAATGCTGTTCTAAATGGGCAACATACTTGGAAAACAATGGGTTCTCAGTTGAAGAAATACCGACAGATACTCTTGCTTCCGTCAAGAAGCAGAAAGGCGTCCCTGATCAATTAGGGGCCTGTCATACGGCGGTGATCGACGGGTATGTAGTAGAAGGTCACGTACCGGTAGAGGCGATCAACAAAGTGCTAAAGGAACGCCCTGAGGCCAAAGGCATTGCCGTACCTGGCATGCCGGCTCAATCCCCCGGGATGGCGGAAGTTCCCGGACCGGTTGATGTATATTTCTTCAACGGACCAGACCAAGTGGCCTATTTTGACAAGTTCTGACTAATTAAAGATGATTACCTGTTTTAACTCCTTTTACCCCTAATATGCGATGACATCTAAAAATAAACTTAAATACTTGTTTATTCTGGGAGTGTTGATTGCCGCCGGTTTCGCCCTGGCGGATTCTCTGGGCTTTTTTAACCCGAAGCCCTACACGGCGGTAAACCACGGCTCGCATAATCACTACGTGCCGGACAACCGGGATTCCGGTGTTGGTATCAACCGATTTCCCATGGAGGAACCCGGACCCGGAGAGATGATTACCCCGACGGGGCAAATCGTAAAGACAGCCGAATGGGAACAGCAGCAAAAGACGGCCGCCGAAAGCTCTGAAAAGGGGAAGGCAACCGGTGATAATATTCGAACCATTGATATCACCGGTACCGACCAGATGAAGTTTGTTGTTGAAGAGGAAGGAGAAGGGCTTGCTACGGGAAGTTCTATCAAAACCTTCAACGGTAAATCCTACTTGATGCTGAATCAGATACAGGCCAAGCCTGGGGAACTACTCAAGATTCGCCTGAGAACGCTTAGTCAGCTCAAACCCCAGATGATGGCACATAACTGGGTACTGCTGGACCAAGGCGTTAATGCCCAGGCGTTTGTCAATGCGGCCAGCCGGGAAAACGACTACATCCCCTCCACCAGAGAAAAAGACATTATCGCTAATACCGGAATGGCTGCCGAGGGAGAAACTGTAGAAATTTCTTTTACCGTCCCTGATGAACCCGGCCAGTATGAATTCCTGTGTTCATTTATGGCCCACTTCGCCGCGGGCATGCGGGGACAATTAATCGTTCA
This genomic window contains:
- a CDS encoding heavy metal translocating P-type ATPase; the protein is MEKLKLDLPVLLPEIPDLKDQCVSRLTGTLEGREGIFRVHVKSEENPPQLCIHFDPDVITLHRIKSIAEQTGAQLHDKFGHLLVEVVGNRHARHARSITRMLNELEGVVDAFAGSSGWIRMEFDKSKTTIKDLIISLQDMGLSIKPASLKHRNEEGETLLKKESKSLDRSQKMNNDIEKPPAKNEENHEESEAKHEDDSHEHDQDHAHEDEESHDHTHAHGGIFGEKTELIFSLTCGGLLATGFGLSYVSAIPGWVSLVLYVGAYFFGGYYIVQEAWTEIRAGNFQIDFLMLVAAIGAAILGEWAEGALLLFLFSLGHSLEHYAMGRARDAIKGLSDLAPKTALRKKDGTTEEVPVEELQVGDVIVIKPNSKISADGVVINGESSVNQAPITGESVPVDKMEYDDPESIDEDADSIDDKHRVFAGTINGNGSLEVKVTKLSKDSTLSRLIKLVNEAEAQKSPTQQFTDKFEKYFVPSVLVLVVILNFAFLVIDESFSASFYRAMAVLVAASPCALAISTPSAVLSGVGRAARGGVLIKGGRPLENLGILKALAFDKTGTLTEGEPRLTDVITFGDTEENELLKVAVAVESLSDHPLADAVVRDGKEKLGETDFPEAEDLESITGRGVKATIKDITVYIGNAELFEEADGIKLSEDLKRSVEELEGEGKTTMIVRHGDRYLGMLGLMDTPREDAKEVIQKLRDMGLTHLIMLTGDNQRVADAVAKEIGIDDPKGNLLPEDKVEAVKKLREEEGDVAMVGDGVNDAPAMANSTVGIAMGAAGSDVALETADVALMADKISVLPFAIGLSRKTKSIIKQNLWISLGMVALLVPATIFGLSMGWAVIGHEGSTVIVVFNALRLLAYKS
- a CDS encoding sodium:calcium exchanger; the protein is MNAWLWAGVLIIAAWAAHWGADKLLLPLKLLRKQWGLTASAGAAFLAIVTASPEVAINITSAARGVSDIGLGNLLGSNIISIPLITTIAYLASRRQFKNNQQHQKHLEENTLALNKRSVIVLSLPYLGIIALVAVLTLPEGWRGLQPVDGWIMLGAYAAFLAHAIIRGRKEGKKVSWDKKDIVLSVAGAATITVGAFFIVKATENIVSALGISQIIGGLFITGTMVTLPEIFKTWSVVKGGEVTAGTTSVIADNAITMSVAFFPLALVNTPVEDFQLYWVNLAFVGLMPLLYSVFVHQSKSQHGFSSWQILVFDTAYILYILTMLFVVLDLF
- a CDS encoding signal peptidase II codes for the protein MNRKKLWFLLAPALLAALIDQLTKQLVRTSPSLQNLEVIPGWLVFAYTQNPGMALGIDWFPTWAISLISIVAVAGIFIYIARNLSQATKGYLFCMGLILGGALGNIIDRLIMAKIEGYGHILQGRVNDFLYFTYSFNGDPVFPYIFNMADVFISTSIILLLLFNRRLLPEPANLKTAQSD
- a CDS encoding metalloregulator ArsR/SmtB family transcription factor encodes the protein MPAITAELGTELKSKLFRGFSDGSRLSILEILLEGNTTVGEIVERTGLSQPNVSSHLRCLSECGLALSRRDGRHIYYRASDSRVHKIIQLAEELLADSAKGVYECTRYE
- a CDS encoding cation-translocating P-type ATPase, with the translated sequence MKKENKLTPRTTSQQKEKARFRVSNIDCEHDAAQLRRQLEETEGLAGLDILPKSARVTIDYDPDLLSPKELEKLLDEAGFPVQEDGMPEQPKPWKNPKVVTSVLSGLLLLAGWLLGFAGIPEAVSTGIYWVAILTGGYYFGREALEDLWFEKSIGIELLMSIAAVVAAVMGQPAEGAMLVFLYSISEAAEGYTEEKTRSAVKALMDLAPKTALILRDGHEEEIPVEEVRVGDLFLVKPGQSVPTDGVIREGASSLNEAPVTGESTPVDKSEESQVFAGTINGEGLLKVEATKTTADNTLARIIQMVEEAQERKGKSQRFIERFGSRYSPAVLAAGVLIAIIPPLLFNAGWETWITRATVFIVAAAPCALVISIPITLVATLGTAARNGVLIKGGMYAEELSKVKVVALDKTGTLTSGQPKVTDVVAFNGADKDRILKLAAGIESGSEHPLAQAVVAYGKENEITPAPITGFQSLTGAGAKATIDGLTWYIGSPGLFEHQLGVSLDEYKARISRLQEDGKTVVLVGREQSVLGLIAIRDTIRPKAKTVIHELHEAGIEKVVMLTGDNERTARAIAGELGIEEVFAGLKPEDKSNIIRELSERYEHIIMVGDGVNDAPALAEATVGVAMGAAGTDVALETADVVLMADDLEKLVYALKLAKRNQKVINQNLALSVVVIAGLIIGAVTGYFTLPIAVIGHEVSEFMVIGNGLRMLRS
- the ccsA gene encoding cytochrome c biogenesis protein CcsA; protein product: MLGTIGKILINVAFLSAILSLIGYFLYSKEENKRFLTLSNWLFGLKGLLILAASGILIYLILGHQFNYYYVYNYTSSDLQLKYLISAYWGGQEGSFMLWILFSALTGFGLMKWVREPYRGPVLFFLTLNQLFLLSMILGLDFGSFKIGASPFRTLAEAMPNAPFIQSNPDFVPANGKGLNDLLKSPWMIIHPPALFLGFSLMAVPYCFAMAALWKRKYHEWVNAALPWTLAANLSLFAAIFLGGYWAYVTLSFGGYWAWDPVENASFIPWLIGTAGIHTMLIQRKSSTSQKASIILAMLAYVAVVYETFLTRSGILADSSVHSFVDLGLYNQLLLFMVVIVGVGIGMLIYRYKDLPSQQNESRFLSREFMTFAGAMVLFLIGMVMALGTSSPIIGWLFVENPTPPEISFYNEWTTPLAIIAAILTVIGQYLFWERHSAESLAEELLWPLVGASIGTIATIVIGNVRDLYYMIYLLSAWFALFGNGFVMFRLARRKPRLIGGSLSHIGFGILLLGFLGSSAYQSNLLDMQTRNYNVAVKEGEIRDKEGFTVSEPITLLELKLNEPKVVNDKYLVTYQGYTLRNQDRPGQQEYKIKFENINQNGSGNAFYLYPQVYPMSSADKIQWSVDVDVKAGLLSDVYLYVAGSSFVEGKNEEYKKMKNLRSGNNIQPVSQEGLEAEQDTVPTQKISLARGDSVRMGNYTFIFQDYSPVDQSQLPDSTSIAVRALVDIMYDASQTPYRTQPLFVLYAKDGKNWVYSPPVKLAEHNIEVQFTSIEPETGKIELTIEGISEKPKEEWVLLMAEEKPFVSLVWLGTFVLMAGFSVSILRHWDRERKRHR
- a CDS encoding SHOCT domain-containing protein, which encodes MMDWSTFCGGGMLMMIAWLTLIVLGIVALVKWISGTKGEDSKPDSALEILRKRYASGEITKEEFEERKQNLNQ
- a CDS encoding DUF411 domain-containing protein; the protein is MKHIKQFLPFTLVLLLVAGISACSQEKQPNAETKHSSAAKTVSVTMYKNPNCQCCSKWATYLENNGFSVEEIPTDTLASVKKQKGVPDQLGACHTAVIDGYVVEGHVPVEAINKVLKERPEAKGIAVPGMPAQSPGMAEVPGPVDVYFFNGPDQVAYFDKF
- a CDS encoding plastocyanin/azurin family copper-binding protein; the protein is MTSKNKLKYLFILGVLIAAGFALADSLGFFNPKPYTAVNHGSHNHYVPDNRDSGVGINRFPMEEPGPGEMITPTGQIVKTAEWEQQQKTAAESSEKGKATGDNIRTIDITGTDQMKFVVEEEGEGLATGSSIKTFNGKSYLMLNQIQAKPGELLKIRLRTLSQLKPQMMAHNWVLLDQGVNAQAFVNAASRENDYIPSTREKDIIANTGMAAEGETVEISFTVPDEPGQYEFLCSFMAHFAAGMRGQLIVQS